Part of the Streptomyces sp. NBC_01264 genome, CTTCGCGATGTTGCCCGGCACCGCCGGATCGAAGCGGGCCGGAGTCAGCGCCGCATGCCCCGAGGTCATGTCGACGGCGCTGCCGAGCCGGTACTTCCCGCTCAGGAACCCCGACGCGAGCGGGCTCCAGGTCAGGACGCCCATCCCGTACCTCCGGGCCACCGGCAGCACACTGCTCTCGATCCCGCGCGCGAGGATCGAGTACGGCGGCTGCTCGGTCCGGAACCTCGGCAGAGCCCGCCGTTCGGCGACGTGGTGCGCCTCGACGATCTCCTCGGCCGGGAAGGTGGAGCAGCCGAAGGCGCGTATCTTGCCGGCCCGGACCAGATCACCGAGGACGGACAGGGTCTCCTCGACATCCGTCCCCTGATCCGGCCGGTGCACTTGGTAGAGGTCGATCCAGTCCGTGTCCAGTCGGCGCAGGCTGTCCTCGACGGCACGCACGATCCAGCGCCGGGAGTTCCCGCTACGGTTGCGGCCCTCGCCCATCTGGAAGTGCACCTTGGTCGCGAGCACGACGTCGTCCCGCCGGCCCTTCAGGGCCTTGCCCACGATCTGCTCGGACTCCCCGGCGGAGTACATGTCCGCGGTGTCCACGAAGTTGATCCCGTGGTCGAGCGCGGCATGGATGATCCGCGCGCACTCCTCGTGATCCGGATTGCCCACCGCACCGAACATCATCGTGCCGAGGCAGTGCGTGCTGACCTCGATGCCGGTCCCACCCAGAATTCGGTATCGCATGCTCATGCGTCCGGACTGTAGGAGCTGGAGCGCACTCCAGCACAAGCCCCCCGGCGAAGCCTCGTGCGACTACGGGACGTACGGCGGCCCGGAGCGCCGGCCGGACCGAAGTCCGGCGGCACTCCGGGCCGCGTCGGTACTGCGCGTGCACTACCTCAGGTCAGGCACACCGGATCACTTGCGCGGCTTGGCCGCGCGGGCGGACTCGGCCTTGAGGCCCGGCGGGATCTTGTTCGGGGTGCCTTGCGCCTGGAGGTCACCCTTGAACGCGCCTCTGACGAGCACGGCCGGGGTGTGCGTCGTCTGCTGGAACCATTCCTTGTTCCAGACGAAGTTGCCGCCATTGATGTCACCGTGCGTCTGCCACACGGTCCCGATGGCAGTCACCACCTTGACGTACGCGTCATTGCCCCCGGCCTCGATCGCGACGCCGCAGACCTGCGCCGGGTAGCCGAGGTTCGCGGGGTCGGTCATGGTCGCGACCGTGTTGGTGAGGTCTTGCCAGGCGATCGACCCGCCCACGGTGGCGGCTTTGCCCACGTACGTCTTTCCGCCCGTGAGCACGGCTTGGAAGTCCTCGGTGTTCGAGGGCGCGTAGGCGTCGATGTCGCTACACGGGCCGGTGGCGCCCGTCGCACCTGTCGCACCTGTCGCACCCGTGGTGCCCGTCGCACCTGTCGCACCTGTCGCACCCGTGGTGCCCGTCGCACCTGTCGCACCCGTGGGGCCGGTCGCGCCATCAACACCCGTCGCACCGTCAGCACCCGTGGCACCGGTCGGACCCGTGGCACCGGTCGCACCATCAACACCCGTGGCGCCCGTCGCACCGTCAGCACCCGTGGGGCCGGTCGCACCCGTCGGGCCCGTCGCGCCATCAGCGCCCGCGGCACCGGTCGCGCCCGTCGCGCCATCGGCACCCGTGGGGCCGGTCAAACCGGTCGGACCCGTCGCACCATCAGCACCGGCCGCACCCGTCGCACCCGTCGCACCCGTCGCACCCGTCGCACCCGTCGCACCGGTCGGCCCCGTCGGGCCTACGGGCGGGCACCCGTGATCGTGCCCGTCGGGGTGGTCGCGTCCGTCCTCGTGGCCCCACTCCTCGTCGCCGCCGTCGTTCCCGTCACCCCGGTACCTGTCCTGCGGCGGCCCGTCGTACCGCTCGCAGTCCTCACCTCCCGCGATCCAGGCACGGTTGCGGGGGACGGGACCAAGCTGAAGCTTGCTCCGGTGCTCACGACTCATCTGCAGCGCTCCTTCGGAACGGAACGAGCCGGAACAGGTGGCTCCCGGGCTGCGGGTTCGGACGTCCTTGGGGCTTACGGACGGAGCCGCCCGGATCTTGAGATGGCCGGGATGTTTATCAGCAGAACGGCTTATCGGACGCCCCCGAACGGCTGCGCCGCCGCCCATCGGGAGGTAGCGCCACCGGCGTGCCGCCGACCCATCGACGGCCGCACTCCCTAACGTCGCCCGCGATCCGTCCGACGAGAGGGTGCTGCGGTGAGGCCGACCATCTGTCTGAACATGATCGTCAAGAACGAGGCGCCGACGATCCGGAAGTGCCTGGAGTCGGTGCGCCCCCTGATCGACACCTGGGTGATCGTCGACACGGGGTCCACCGACGGCACCCAGGACGTCATCCGGGACTGCTTCGCCGACCTGCCCGGCACGCTCCACGAACGGCCCTGGAAGGGCTTCGACGGCAGCCGCACCGAGGCGATCGAACTGGCGCGCTCCAGCGCCGACTACCTGCTGTTCATCGACGGCGACGACGAGATGCAGATCCGGCCCGGTTTCCGCATGCCGGACCTGACCGGCGACGCGTACCAGGTCGCGCTGCAC contains:
- a CDS encoding aldo/keto reductase, with the protein product MRYRILGGTGIEVSTHCLGTMMFGAVGNPDHEECARIIHAALDHGINFVDTADMYSAGESEQIVGKALKGRRDDVVLATKVHFQMGEGRNRSGNSRRWIVRAVEDSLRRLDTDWIDLYQVHRPDQGTDVEETLSVLGDLVRAGKIRAFGCSTFPAEEIVEAHHVAERRALPRFRTEQPPYSILARGIESSVLPVARRYGMGVLTWSPLASGFLSGKYRLGSAVDMTSGHAALTPARFDPAVPGNIAKLEAVEQLVDLADSIGCTLPELAVAFPLAHPAVTSVITGPRTMEQLEALVKGAGLVLDYATLDRIDEIVEPGRNLYHPDGAWHSPALADVTQRRRSPGDRSAG